The Streptomyces sp. NBC_01408 DNA segment CTCCACCACCGGCTCCAGGAGCTCCACCGTGCTCGCGCGCAGCGCCTCGCGCAGCGCGAACCGGCCCGCCGCCCGGAACGCCAGCTCCGAGGAGTCCTTGGAGTGGGTGGCCCCGTCGGTGAGCGTCACCCGCAGCCCCGTCACCGGATACCCGCCGAGCGGTCCCTCGGCGAGCGCGTCCCGGCAGCCGGCCTCCACGGCGCGCGCGTACTCCTGCGGCACGCGGCCGCCGACGACCGACGACCGGAACACGAAGCCCGCAGCCTCCGCTGCCTCCTCCAGCGGTTCGACGTCGATGACGACGTGCGCGAACTGGCCCGCGCCACCGTCCTGTTTGACGTGCCGGTAGACGAGGCCGGTCACCCCGCGTACGACGGTCTCCCGGTAGGAGACCTGCGGACGCCCGACCACGACCTCCACCCCCTGGCCGCGGCGGATCTTCTCCACTGCGACCTCCAGGTGGAGTTCGCCCATCCCCGACAGCACGGTCTGGCCGGTTTCCCCGTCGGACCGCACCACCAGCGAGGGGTCCTCCTCGACGAGGCGCGCCAGGGCCGCCGCGAGCCGGCCGGTGTCGCTGCTCCGGCGTGCCTCGACCGCCACCGACACCACCGGTTCGGCCACCGACGGCGGTTCGAGGACCAGCGGAGCCCCGGGGGCGCACAGGGTCGTACCCGCCCGGGCGGCCTTCAGCCCGATCACGGCGACGATGTCACCCGCGACCGCCTCCTCCCGTTCCTCGTGCCGGTCGGCCTGTACCCGCAGGATCCGGCCGACCCGCTCCGTGCGGCCCGTCGCGGCGTCCAGTACGGACTCGCCCTTGCGGAGCGTGCCCGCGTAGACCCGTACGTACGTGAGCCGTCCGGTCGGTGTCGCCGTCACCTTGAACGCCAGGGCCGTGAACGGCGCCGCCGGGTCGGGGGCCCGCTCCTGCTCCGCGCCGCCGGCCTCGCCCCGTACCGGTGGCATGTCGGCGGGCGACGGCAGGTACGCGAGGACCGCGTCCAGCAACGGCTCGATCCCGCGGTTGCGGTACGCCGAGCCGCACAGCACCACCACGCCGTCCCCGCGCAGCGTCAGCTCCCGCAGGGCGCGCGCCAGCGTCGGCCCGGTCACCGCCGAAGCCGCACAGAACTCCTCCAGCGCGTCCGCGTGCAGCTCGGCCACCGTCTCCTCCAGGAGCCGGCGCCGCCGCTGCGCCTCCTCGCGCAGCTCCTCGGGCACCGGTGCGGTCTCGTAGGTCTCGCCGCCCGCCCGCCAGAGCAGCGCGCGCATCCCCAGCAGGTCCACGACCCCGGTGAAACCGTCCTCCCGGCCGATGGGCAGCTGGACCACCAGCGGGACGACGCCCAGCCGCTCGCGGATCGAGGCGACGGCCGTGTCGAGGTCGGCGCCCGCCCGGTCGAGCTTGTTGACGAAGGCGATCCGCGGAACCCCGTGCCGGTCGGCCTGCCGCCACACCGACTCGCTCTGCGGCTCGACCCCGGCGACGGCGTCGAACACCGCGACCGCCCCGTCCAGGACGCGCAGGGACCGTTCGACCTCGTCCGAGAAGTCGACGTGGCCCGGGGTGTCGATCAGGTTGACGCGGTGCCCGGCCCAGGCGCAGCTCACGGCCGCGGCGAAGATGGTGATGCCGCGGTCGCGCTCCTGGGCGTCGAAGTCGGTGACGGTCGTTCCGTCGTGTACCTCGCCCCGCTTGTGGATGGCGCCGGTCGCGAACAGGATGCGTTCGGTGATGGTGGTCTTGCCCGCGTCGACGTGGGCGAGGATGCCCAGATTGCGGACGGCGGTGGGGGACGTGCCGGCGAGCGGTCGTCGGATGGTGCGCATGGCCCGAGGCCTTTCGAACGATGAGGAGGCAGGCAGCGCGATTCCCGGGACGGCACACCGGTCGGCCCCGCCCGTCCCGCCGGACCGGCCCCGGCTGCCGGGGGCGCAGGGCCGGGGCAGGGGGGCACAAGGGCAGCGGGAGGAACGGAAACCGAAGGAGCGTCACGGGCATGCGGTGACGGCCGCGCAGCCGGCACCGGGCCTAGCGAGACACCGGGATCACGTCGTACCGGGACGGGGGAACGAAGGCGGCGGTGTGGCGCATGCACATGGCCCGGTTCCCCTTCTCTTCACTCGGCATCAGGCGCGCGGTGCCCTGTCGGCAGCGCGTGCGGCGAGTCTAGGGAAGAGGACCCGGCGGGGCACGGTATTTATTTCCGGCTGCGCGGCCTCACTCCGGCCGGGGCGCCGCCGGGAGGCGGAGCACCAGGCGGGCGCCGTGCGCGTGGTCCTCGGCCGTCAGCGTCCCGCCGTGATGGGCCGTCAAGTCCCGGGCGATGGCGAGGCCGAGGCCCGCACCGCCGTGGTCGCGGCTGCGGGAGTCGTCGAGGCGGGTGAAGCGTTCGAAGACCCGCTCCCGGTCGGCCGCGGGGATGCCCGGGCCGTCGTCGGTGACCTCCAGTACGGCGGTACGGGGCCCCGGGCCGTTCGTGGTGCGCAGGGTGACGACCACGCGCCGGTCGGCGTAACGCTGCGCGTTGTCGAGGAGGTTGGTGACGACACGGCTGAGCCACAGGGCGCTGCCGGTGATCCCGACCCCGGCTTCGAGGTCCAGGTGTACGGGAACCCTGTCGCCGAGCCGGGTGTCCACGGCTTCGCATACCAGGGCAGTCAGGTCCAGTTCCACCGCGGCCACGGGCTGGGCGGCGTCGATCCGGGCGAGCAGCAGCAGATCGGCCGCGAGGTGCTGGAGCCGTTCGATGTCCTGGAGGGCCCCGCCGATCAGCTCGGGCCACAGCTCCGGGTCCTGGACGGCGAGAGCCACTTCCAGCTGCGTGCGCAGGACGGTGATGGGGCTGCGCAGTTCGTGCGAGGCGTCGGCGATGAACTGCCGCTGGCGGACCCCGGAGGCCTCCAGCCGGTCCAGGGTGGCGTTCATGGTCTGCGCCAGGCGGGCGACCTCGTCGTGGGTGGCCGGCACCGGCACCCGGCGGTGCAGGTCGCGGTCGGTGATCCCGGCGACCTCGGCCCGGATCGCCTCCACCGGTCTCAGCGCCCGGCCGGTGACCCGCCAGGTCACGAGGGCGACGGTGGCCAGGAGCAGGGGCATCCCGATGACGAGGGCGGCGGTGGTGGTGTCGTCGACGGCGTCCGCGTCGCGCAGCGAGGCCCCGGCGTAGACGA contains these protein-coding regions:
- the fusA gene encoding elongation factor G — its product is MRTIRRPLAGTSPTAVRNLGILAHVDAGKTTITERILFATGAIHKRGEVHDGTTVTDFDAQERDRGITIFAAAVSCAWAGHRVNLIDTPGHVDFSDEVERSLRVLDGAVAVFDAVAGVEPQSESVWRQADRHGVPRIAFVNKLDRAGADLDTAVASIRERLGVVPLVVQLPIGREDGFTGVVDLLGMRALLWRAGGETYETAPVPEELREEAQRRRRLLEETVAELHADALEEFCAASAVTGPTLARALRELTLRGDGVVVLCGSAYRNRGIEPLLDAVLAYLPSPADMPPVRGEAGGAEQERAPDPAAPFTALAFKVTATPTGRLTYVRVYAGTLRKGESVLDAATGRTERVGRILRVQADRHEEREEAVAGDIVAVIGLKAARAGTTLCAPGAPLVLEPPSVAEPVVSVAVEARRSSDTGRLAAALARLVEEDPSLVVRSDGETGQTVLSGMGELHLEVAVEKIRRGQGVEVVVGRPQVSYRETVVRGVTGLVYRHVKQDGGAGQFAHVVIDVEPLEEAAEAAGFVFRSSVVGGRVPQEYARAVEAGCRDALAEGPLGGYPVTGLRVTLTDGATHSKDSSELAFRAAGRFALREALRASTVELLEPVVEVTVTVPEDGVGAVLGDLAARRGRVSGSTSGSGTAVVTAAVPLAELFGYASRLRGRTQGRGTFTARPAALAPVPAAVAAVVLSR
- a CDS encoding ATP-binding protein, yielding MAERPRGRDRLFRDHLFPGRLCRERILDDRILYDRTLHDRTLHDLLVRARLLRGRLLRSRPAAALRAAAGAALERWPVLRRLWPTTVRARATVGASVVVAAALSLASFALLGLLEANLLRNAEDDARRQADAVAQLAAAGRLDRARLVARGVEFVQVVGADGRVLLASPNLIGVPAFPPAGPEVPGTRFHTWKVRPLGGGHRQRVVQVITDTPNGPAIVYAGASLRDADAVDDTTTAALVIGMPLLLATVALVTWRVTGRALRPVEAIRAEVAGITDRDLHRRVPVPATHDEVARLAQTMNATLDRLEASGVRQRQFIADASHELRSPITVLRTQLEVALAVQDPELWPELIGGALQDIERLQHLAADLLLLARIDAAQPVAAVELDLTALVCEAVDTRLGDRVPVHLDLEAGVGITGSALWLSRVVTNLLDNAQRYADRRVVVTLRTTNGPGPRTAVLEVTDDGPGIPAADRERVFERFTRLDDSRSRDHGGAGLGLAIARDLTAHHGGTLTAEDHAHGARLVLRLPAAPRPE